Proteins co-encoded in one Natronorubrum daqingense genomic window:
- a CDS encoding MEDS domain-containing protein — protein MSDHVGRENGAKTGRSPPTNPGTTDLDHDDYDDLEFACGHDHARSTDHYAFIYDNDDGVDQLALAASFVRQGLERGERCLYVADDNSRGDVLTAMRSNGIDVDDALESGSLSLLTPAEMYSQDGEFDPEAMLEFWEETLAESKADGFTGLRATAEMTWAVGERASDEALVEYEALLNPLYRNEEYTVLCQYNRDEFSDAVVEDVLETHPYITLEDGVSENVYYEPPDTDEDETAVDQMLETAAERTETKSELRSHKRYLRELYEATANDTKSFAETVEQFLELGCKRFGVEIGFFARIHDDEFEILHARGSHEHIQQGSRDALERSYCQVVIDSPDPICTIDVPAEGWNDDLAYETYGLDCYIGTQIDVRGTPYGTLCFASTSPREHSFGEDEVTFLELMGEWITTELEREDRERAQRTLYEIAADTEQTFDEKVQSMFELGCDRFDMEFAGIATIDRNSDRLEVEVTNGGHERIVSGAQLPLSETYCRKTASVEETCAVVDPVEHGFADTLTYDRFDMQAYLGTHLDLEGEPDRTFWFASSEPRTSDFTESERTFHHLMGQWVTDELERQQYERNLERTVEQLKRSNDRLKQFAYAASHDLREPLRMISSYLQLLENRYGDELDEDAHEFIGFAVDGADRMRAMVDDLLAFSRVEQAEGSFETVDCNAVVERALNDLRVQIHDREARITVDPLPLVEGDREQLEQLFQNLVSNAIKYSGDGESRVDITATQRSGWWEIAISDNGIGIESEQTDRIFEVFRRLHQNDEYPGTGIGLSLCQKIVDNHGGDIWVESAPGVGSTFFVTLPSNTTE, from the coding sequence ATGAGTGACCACGTCGGGCGAGAGAACGGTGCTAAGACCGGTCGCTCTCCCCCGACGAACCCAGGAACGACCGATCTGGATCACGACGATTACGACGATCTCGAGTTCGCCTGTGGGCACGATCACGCCCGCTCGACCGATCACTACGCATTCATCTACGACAACGACGACGGTGTCGACCAGTTGGCGCTGGCAGCGTCGTTCGTTCGTCAGGGACTCGAGCGAGGCGAACGGTGTCTGTACGTCGCAGACGACAATTCGAGGGGAGACGTCCTCACGGCGATGCGATCCAATGGCATCGACGTGGACGACGCCCTCGAGAGCGGATCGTTGTCCCTGCTCACGCCGGCCGAGATGTACAGTCAGGACGGTGAGTTCGATCCGGAGGCGATGCTCGAGTTCTGGGAGGAGACGCTCGCGGAATCGAAGGCGGACGGATTTACGGGTCTGCGGGCAACCGCGGAGATGACGTGGGCAGTGGGTGAACGGGCGAGTGACGAGGCGCTGGTCGAGTACGAGGCGTTGCTCAACCCGCTCTATCGGAACGAGGAGTACACCGTGTTGTGCCAGTACAACCGCGACGAGTTTTCGGATGCGGTCGTCGAGGACGTCCTCGAGACGCACCCATACATCACTCTCGAGGACGGCGTTTCCGAGAACGTCTACTACGAGCCACCCGACACCGACGAAGACGAGACTGCCGTCGATCAGATGCTCGAGACGGCCGCGGAACGGACCGAGACGAAATCGGAGCTCCGATCGCACAAACGGTATCTACGGGAACTCTACGAGGCGACTGCGAACGACACGAAATCGTTCGCGGAAACCGTCGAACAGTTCCTCGAACTTGGCTGTAAGCGATTCGGCGTCGAGATCGGTTTTTTCGCCCGGATCCACGACGACGAGTTCGAAATCCTTCACGCACGCGGTTCTCACGAACATATCCAGCAGGGGTCTCGAGACGCGCTCGAGCGTTCCTATTGCCAGGTAGTCATCGACTCCCCCGATCCGATCTGTACTATCGACGTGCCGGCCGAGGGGTGGAACGACGACCTGGCGTACGAAACGTACGGACTGGATTGTTACATCGGAACGCAGATAGACGTTCGCGGGACGCCGTACGGAACCCTTTGCTTCGCGTCGACGTCGCCCCGCGAGCACTCGTTTGGCGAGGACGAGGTGACGTTCCTGGAGTTGATGGGCGAGTGGATCACGACCGAACTCGAGCGCGAGGATCGTGAGCGGGCACAGCGGACACTGTACGAAATCGCGGCTGACACGGAACAGACGTTCGACGAGAAGGTACAGTCGATGTTCGAACTCGGCTGCGACCGATTTGACATGGAGTTTGCGGGAATCGCGACTATCGATCGGAATTCGGATCGACTCGAGGTGGAGGTCACGAACGGGGGCCACGAGAGAATCGTCTCCGGGGCGCAGCTCCCGCTTTCGGAAACGTACTGTCGTAAGACGGCGTCCGTCGAGGAGACGTGTGCGGTCGTCGACCCGGTCGAGCACGGGTTCGCGGATACGCTGACTTACGACCGCTTCGATATGCAGGCGTATCTCGGAACGCACCTCGACCTCGAGGGTGAGCCGGACAGAACGTTCTGGTTCGCCTCGAGTGAACCTCGCACTAGTGACTTCACAGAGTCCGAGCGGACGTTTCATCACTTGATGGGCCAGTGGGTGACGGACGAACTCGAACGACAACAGTACGAACGAAACCTCGAGCGAACGGTCGAACAACTCAAACGATCGAACGATCGATTGAAACAGTTCGCGTACGCGGCCTCACACGACCTTCGAGAGCCGTTGCGAATGATCTCGAGTTACCTGCAGTTGCTCGAGAATCGCTACGGTGACGAACTCGACGAGGACGCCCACGAGTTCATCGGATTCGCGGTCGACGGTGCCGATCGAATGCGGGCGATGGTGGACGATCTGCTCGCATTTTCGCGGGTCGAACAGGCGGAGGGATCGTTCGAGACAGTCGACTGTAACGCCGTCGTCGAACGGGCGCTCAACGACCTCCGGGTCCAGATTCACGATCGCGAGGCGAGGATCACCGTCGACCCGTTGCCGCTCGTAGAAGGTGATCGCGAGCAACTCGAGCAACTGTTCCAGAACCTCGTTTCGAACGCGATCAAGTACAGCGGGGACGGCGAATCGAGGGTGGATATCACGGCGACTCAGCGCTCGGGATGGTGGGAGATCGCGATTAGCGACAACGGAATCGGAATCGAGTCCGAGCAGACCGACCGGATCTTCGAAGTGTTCAGACGACTCCATCAGAACGACGAGTACCCGGGAACCGGAATCGGGCTCTCGTTGTGTCAGAAGATCGTCGATAATCACGGCGGGGACATCTGGGTCGAATCAGCGCCCGGAGTCGGGTCGACGTTCTTCGTGACGCTGCCCTCGAACACGACCGAGTGA
- a CDS encoding tyrosine-type recombinase/integrase — protein sequence MAEEVGGLSEALEDPGAAKGLVRWIHRNYNNEYTNHDYRTALRVFGQRVTEGEDYPPGIEWIPSGTSSSHDPVPDPADMLEWETDILPMVDATRNSRDAALITVAFDAGPRADELRTLSIGDISDTEHGLRIWVDGKTGQRSVDLIPSVPYLKRWLSDHPASDDSTAPLWSKLNSPEGISYRQFLNCLKDAAKRAGVTKSVTPTNLRKSNATYLARKGMNQAFIEDRQGRKRGSDATAHYVARFGTDSEAEYARLHGLEVEEEEPEPIGPVKCPRCSKETPRHESSCVWCNQVLEYDAIDSIEDAQRDIRDVVLQFARDDPEILTDFQRNRELMDLFESNPDLYEEAQEFVESLPDE from the coding sequence ATGGCTGAAGAGGTGGGCGGGCTCTCCGAGGCACTCGAAGACCCGGGAGCTGCCAAAGGTCTCGTCCGTTGGATCCACCGAAACTACAACAACGAGTACACGAATCACGACTATCGGACGGCACTTCGTGTCTTTGGCCAGCGAGTCACTGAGGGAGAAGACTATCCACCAGGTATCGAATGGATTCCGTCTGGTACATCTAGCAGCCACGATCCCGTCCCCGACCCGGCGGATATGCTCGAGTGGGAAACAGACATTTTGCCGATGGTCGACGCAACGAGAAACTCGCGTGATGCAGCGCTTATTACTGTCGCGTTCGATGCTGGGCCGCGAGCCGACGAACTGCGGACTCTTTCTATTGGAGATATCAGCGACACCGAACACGGACTCCGAATATGGGTCGACGGCAAGACCGGCCAGCGATCGGTCGATCTCATTCCCAGCGTTCCGTATCTCAAGCGGTGGCTCAGTGACCATCCGGCATCGGACGACAGCACGGCACCCCTCTGGTCGAAGCTGAACAGTCCAGAGGGAATCAGCTATCGGCAGTTCCTGAACTGTCTCAAGGACGCCGCGAAACGAGCCGGCGTCACTAAATCGGTCACACCGACCAATCTGCGAAAGTCCAACGCGACCTACCTCGCTCGAAAGGGGATGAATCAGGCCTTCATCGAAGATCGCCAAGGACGCAAACGTGGGAGCGATGCGACCGCTCACTACGTCGCCCGGTTTGGGACCGATAGCGAAGCCGAGTACGCCCGACTCCACGGTCTCGAAGTCGAGGAAGAAGAACCCGAGCCGATCGGTCCAGTCAAGTGCCCCCGCTGTAGCAAGGAAACCCCTCGTCACGAAAGTTCCTGTGTCTGGTGCAACCAGGTCCTCGAATACGATGCGATCGACTCTATCGAGGACGCACAACGGGATATCAGAGATGTCGTCCTGCAGTTCGCTCGCGATGACCCCGAAATCCTCACTGACTTCCAGCGAAATCGAGAGTTGATGGATCTCTTCGAAAGTAACCCCGATCTCTACGAAGAAGCCCAGGAGTTCGTCGAGAGTCTGCCCGACGAATAG